A genome region from Arachis duranensis cultivar V14167 chromosome 6, aradu.V14167.gnm2.J7QH, whole genome shotgun sequence includes the following:
- the LOC110272960 gene encoding uncharacterized mitochondrial protein AtMg00310-like translates to MTKPKKEGGLGIKDLRAQNIALLGKQFWRITTQPNSLLSRVLKEKYYRYYNALKAKVGNTPSCGWRSLLEGRKVVEKGLSWSIGTGSNIRIFEDPWLPPPYPFSVPPQSAHQATNPTIFWVKDLITSNGR, encoded by the coding sequence ATGACCAAACCTAAGAAGGAAGGGGGGCTTGGGATCAAGGACCTCAGAGCACAGAATATAGCCTTATTGGGGAAGCAGTTTTGGCGAATAACAACACAACCAAATTCACTCCTATCTAGagttttaaaagaaaagtattatCGATATTACAATGCATTAAAAGCCAAAGTTGGAAACACACCTTCATGTGGGTGGCGCAGCTTGCTAGAGGGGCGCAAAGTGGTTGAGAAGGGGCTTTCTTGGAGCATTGGTACAGGCTCAAACATAAGAATTTTTGAAGACCCGTGGCTTCCACCTCCCTATCCTTTCTCTGTCCCTCCACAATCAGCTCATCAAGCTACAAATCCAACAATTTTCTGGGTTAAAGATCTGATTACTTCAAACGGCCGGTGA
- the LOC107493031 gene encoding protein WALLS ARE THIN 1: MGDSGSSKRMWCSVPEKFQLHGAMLALQFGYAGFHVVSRAALNMGVSKLVFPVYRNIIALLLLLPFAYFLEKLHLITANQGFYLLGLENTSPTFASAIQNSVPAITFLMAAILRIEQVRLNRKDGISKVVGTILCVIGATVITLYKGPTIYSPKPTTTLLLTTRSTLMDPVDEGKNWTLGCIYLIGHCLSWSGWLVLQAPVLKKYPARLSVTSYTCFFGLLQFILIALIFERDYQAWLFHSGAEAFTILYAGVVASGIAFAVQIWCIDRGGPVFVAVYQPVQTFVVAIMASFALGEEFYLGGIIGAVLIVVGLYLVLWGKSEEKRIAQLGMASNNINGDHSIIRASSHAKASSLTQPLILPSSTDNHV; this comes from the exons ATGGGTGATTCAGGATCTTCCAAGAGAATGTGGTGCTCAGTGCCAGAAAAGTTTCAGCTGCATGGAGCAATGTTGGCACTTCAATTTGGATATGCTGGCTTCCATGTTGTTTCAAGGGCTGCCCTTAACATGGGAGTTAGCAAGCTTGTTTTTCCAGTTTATAGGAACATCATTGCTTTGCTTCTCCTTCTTCCCTTTGCATACTTCTTGGAAAagtta CACTT GATTACAGCAAATCAAGGTTTCTATTTGCTTGGGTTGGAGAACACATCACCTACCTTCGCTTCAGCAATACAGAACTCTGTTCCAGCCATTACATTTCTCATGGCTGCTATACTCAg GATCGAACAAGTGAGACTAAATAGAAAAGATGGAATATCGAAAGTAGTTGGAACAATCCTATGTGTAATTGGTGCAACAGTGATCACACTCTACAAGGGTCCAACAATATACTCTCCAAAACCAACAACAACATTATTATTAACAACAAGATCAACATTAATGGATCCAGTTGATGAGGGCAAAAACTGGACCCTAGGGTGCATTTACCTAATTGGACATTGTTTGTCATGGTCTGGTTGGCTTGTGTTGCAAGCACCTGTTCTCAAGAAATACCCTGCAAGGCTCTCTGTCACTTCATACACTTGCTTCTTTGGATTATTGCAATTCATTCTCATTGCTCTCATTTTTGAAAGAGATTATCAAGCTTGGCTTTTCCATTCTGGTGCTGAAGCCTTCACTATTCTATATGCG GGAGTGGTGGCATCAGGAATTGCATTCGCTGTACAAATATGGTGCATTGATAGAGGGGGCCCTGTGTTCGTTGCTGTGTATCAACCTGTTCAGACTTTTGTTGTTGCAATCATGGCTTCCTTTGCTCTTGGAGAAGAGTTCTACTTGGGAGG gATCATTGGGGCAGTGCTAATTGTGGTTGGACTCTACCTAGTTTTGTGGGGTAAAAGTGAAGAGAAGAGGATTGCACAACTTGGAATGGcatcaaataatattaatggaGATCATAGCATTATTAGGGCTTCAAGTCATGCCAAAGCATCATCACTCACTCAGCCACTAATCCTCCCTTCATCAACTGACAATCACGTTTAA